ATCGATAAGGTCAATAGCCTTATCGGGCAAAAATCTATCAGATATATATCTATCACCAAGGTGAGCTGCAGCCTCTAAAGCGTCATCAGTAATTTTAAGGCGATGATGTTGTTCATAACGTTCTCTAAGACCTTTTAAGATTTCGATTGTATCTTCAATAGATGGTTCCCCAACCATAACGGGTTGGAATCTTCTCTCTAGAGCAGCATCTCTTTCAATATGTTTTCTATATTCATCTAGTGTTGTTGCTCCAATACATTGGAGTTCTCCTCGAGCTAATGCTGGCTTCAGAATATTTGCCGCGTCTATAGCTCCTTCAGCAGCTCCAGCACCTATTAAAGTATGAACTTCATCTATGACAAGAATTACATTACCTGCAGATTTAATTTCTTCCATTATCTTTTTCAATCTTTCTTCAAATTCTCCTCTATATTTTGTTCCAGCGACCAAGAGTCCTATATCAAGAGTTAAAACTCTTTTATCTTCAAGTATGTCGGGAATATCTCCTAGCTGTATTCTTTGAGCTAAACCCTCTGCAATAGCTGTTTTACCTACGCCAGGTTCTCCAATAAGTACTGGATTATTTTTAGTCCTTCTACCTAATATTTGAACTACTCGATCTATTTCTGCATAACGGCCAACTACTGGATCAAGTTTAGATTCACTAGCTAACTTTGTTAAATTCGTGCCAAATTCATCAAGAGTAGCAGTTTTTAAATTACCCTTACTTGAATTTGCTCCACTACCGACTTCAGCTGTTTCACCTAACATCCTTATGACTTGAGTTCTAACTTTGGAGAGGTCAATACTAAGATTTTCTAGAACCCTTGCAGCCACACCCTCTCCTTCTCTTATTAAACCTAGTAAAAGATGTTCAGTTCCTATATAGTTGTGTCCCAATTGACGAGCTTCTTCGAGTGATAATTCTAAAACTCTTTTCGCCCTAGGGGTAAAAGGTATTTCAACAGCTACAAAACCTGAACCTCTACCAATTATCTTTTCTACTTCTATTCTTGAGTCTTTTAAATTAACACCAAGTGATTTAAGAACTTTAGCTGCAACACCTGTACCCTCTCCAATTAAACCTAATAGAATTTGTTCTGTTCCAACGAAATTATGACCAAGTCTTCTAGCTTCCTCTTGGGCAAGCATAATGACCTTTATAGCCTTTTCTGTAAATCTTTCAAACATCAGAAATTTATTTCTACTAATAACCTACCAGTTATATGTAAGTTTTGTGTTCAGAATGAGCTTTTGTGAATACCTAAAAGTATATTTTATTGAATTAAATTTAACTTTTTTAATGATATAGCAATAAATTATAGTAATTTCAAGCATTCTGGTTATCCGAACAATTAAATTCTTAAATTATTTAGTTGTTAATTTTTTTTCTTTTAAGAGAGCATCTGAACCGTCTTTATAATAATTTCTTCTTATTCCCACCGTAGAAAAATCAAAGCGACTATAAAATTTCTCAGCTATATCATTCTTGTGTGAGACTTCTAAAAATAATTTATTTATATTTAATTGTTCACATTTTTTTATTAAATAACTCATAAGGTAAGATCCAAAACCTTTTTTCCTATATTTCTGATTTACTACAAAAAAATTTATTTGAGCTTCATCAAGAACAACATGAAAAACGCATATTCCAATTAATACATTTGAAAATAATAATCCAAAGATTATTACACCCCCTTTTTTAAATTCGTAAGCCCATTGCTTTTTGCTCCACAACGAGATCGTATTTGAATCTAATTCATAACATAAATCAATATCTTTATCATTTAATTGTTTAATGGATATCATCTTATTATAAATAAATACTCAAAACATTTGAAATTAAAGTCATTATAAAATATGACAATTTTACAATAACTCTATTTATAATTTTCCCATGGAAGAAAAAAAATCCTTTTTAAAACAAAAGATTGACCTCAAAAGTCCAAATAAAAATATTGTTCCTATTACTACATCTATTGGAAGTGATGGGAAGTTATCAATTGGTGGATGTTCTATTGAAGAATTAGTTAAAAAATATGATTCTCCTCTTTATATTTTGGATGAAATCACTTTAAGAAACTCTTGTAGAGCTTACAAAAAAGCATTAGAAACATATTACCCAGGAAAATCTCTGCCCATATATGCCTCCAAGGCAAATAGTTCTATC
The window above is part of the Prochlorococcus marinus CUG1415 genome. Proteins encoded here:
- a CDS encoding GNAT family N-acetyltransferase, with amino-acid sequence MISIKQLNDKDIDLCYELDSNTISLWSKKQWAYEFKKGGVIIFGLLFSNVLIGICVFHVVLDEAQINFFVVNQKYRKKGFGSYLMSYLIKKCEQLNINKLFLEVSHKNDIAEKFYSRFDFSTVGIRRNYYKDGSDALLKEKKLTTK